The Meriones unguiculatus strain TT.TT164.6M chromosome 16, Bangor_MerUng_6.1, whole genome shotgun sequence genomic sequence TTACCACCAAGACAGAGAAAGCAGCTACCCCCTAACTCCCTAAAACGTGGTCTCTGGAGCATGGGCCCTCGAATAAAGAGCAAGCTGTCTGATGCTGTTACGTCTCCAGCTAGTATCGCCCCTCTCGGCTTTACCTTGCTTGGTTCACGAGGGGCTGTCCATAACAGCCCCGGACCATGCGACTACAAGGGAGATCTTTGGGGACCTGCAGCGACGAcccaagagaaagagggagactcACAGTAGACAGAGAACCAGCCTGGGACAGACTAAAGACCCTAGGCTCTGCGCCATGGGTACCCACACAGGCAGGAGACAACTGGCAGGAAGCATCCTGCTGCGCCGTGTCCTGCCTTTCCAAGCTCTGCCGCGCCTTGCCCCGCGCTGCCCTGGGCGCGCGCTTCActcgcacgcacacgcacacccGCGCTCACGCTCAGCGGCTCTCTCCAGACCTCTGGGCGACGGCCCTGCCCCGCCCGGCGCGGCCCCCGCAAGGGGGCAGAGAGGCACCAGGGCTCTGCCGCGCGTGGGCCGCGGCGGAAGACGCTGGGCGGCAGGTGGCGTGCAGCGGCGGGAGGGGAgagcgggggaggggggctgcaCCCTTCCCGCAGCCGCCCGGACGCCTCCTCGGAGAGGGCACTGAGCGCCCGGTCGCACCGCCTGGCCGGGAGCTGTGCTCCTCCGCGTGCGGGAACCCGGCTGGCACGCGGCCGCCGAGGGACCCCACGCGGCTGGGCACTGGCGCGGGCCCTCTCCGAGCCTGCCTGCAGAGGGCGCCCTCCGGGTGCCGCCCGCGGGCCAGGCCTCCATCCCAGAACACCAGGGCCGGGTCAGGTTGGTACTGTCGCACCAGCCACCACCTAGGGCCACAAGACGTCGCAGCCCGCGATTCTCCTTTTCTGTACCCCGGAGCTGGAAGACAAGGGGACACAGCGGGCTGACCAAGTGGCCATGTGGGGTCACAGAGCCAcggcggggtgggggagggggcgtgTCTTTTCTCTCGAGGAACCCTCAGGGCGCCGGAAAGTTTTCCACCGCTCGGGGACACCGGAGGGTACAGTGTGAACCCCGCTGCCTATGGCCCCCAAGTTCTAGAACTCTCCCGGCGCGCTGTGCCTCGGCTTCGCTGCCTGTCACGAACAGCACACACGCCCTCCGCCTGCCAGATTGACCCAGGCTCCCTTAGGAACCCCACAAACAGGCTGGGCTTTAGGCTAGGGGAGGAGGCTCCCTGCAGACGGCGCGCCCCCGATCGCGGGGTGCTGCCCACCCTGAACTTTGATCGTGTGGAAAAGTGGGGACGGCATTCCCCAAGAAGCAAGTTCGGGACCCCAGGAGGACATCTTTTGAGGTCTGAGCGGACCTGGCTCTTCTGCAAGCACGCCCCGCAAAAAGTGTCTTCCCTGTAAAACTGAGGCCTCCAGACCCGAGTGGCCCTGTCCCCTCCTCACTGCAGAAGTTCAGCTGAGCTTGAGAGAGTGATGTCCCCCATCCTCGGCGCCTTTCCCGTGCTTAGCCGCCAAGCCAAGGCCAGAGGTGTGCAGGGAAAATTTTAGAGAAACCGCATCTTATAAATGTGAGGATTTGATCAGGCAGCACAGATTACTCAAAGCGTTCCGTTTTTCTGCGATCCAATTTTATTAGGATTTATTCTCATTTGTGCCCGGCTTCTCTGGGGAAATAATGCTTTGATTAATGTAATCCTGGCCCAGGATCGCGCTTCACGCCCCTCGACCCTCTCCCAAGAGAAAGGGCCTGTTTGACAAACAATAACAGAGGCGCAACTCTTGCAATCTGCCCGCGCCTTTGGGGATGGCTGGGAAGAGGGTGACGCTCGCTCACACCCTGCTCGCTGAAGGCGGTGTGCAGGGGCGAGAAAGAGGGGAGCCCTGTGGCGGCGAACTCTCCAGGCAGAGCCCCAGGTACCGCGGCGAGgcgggagaggggaagggaggcgCCCACAGAAGGGCCCCCTTGGAGCCTCGGCTGCGGACAGAGGAGCGAGCGCGTGGACGCCGGTGCGCGCCTGTCCCCTGCTCTCTCCCTGGAGACAAAGTCTACTTCTTTGTCCCTCTCCTCAGGCCTCCACGGCAGAGATCTGCGCGCTGTGATTGTGCAGTTCCGTGACCCCGACTACATCTGTAGCGCCCACCCGCGGCCCCGCGGCACCGGAGAGCAGGTCTCAGGGGCTCACCAGCCGCGCCAACCTCAGACGCCCTGCAGCCGTCAAAACCCGAACCGGAAGCCCAGAACCAGGGACCCAACTCAGTGGTTTTCCTCATCCATCACCCATGCATCCATTCAtccttgcatgcatgcatgcctgcatgcctgaatACCATACAAATCGGTGGACAGAAGCGCGGAGAGTCCTTTGCCCAGCTACGGGCTGAGAACGGGCGCCCCCTCTGCAGCTCTCTCGCCTCCTGCTCAACCAAAACCCCCTCCGCGAGGAGAAAACAGCTCAATTACGAAAGGAGCAGAGAAACGAAATCCCGGGCTCAAACGCCCTGCCCACCGCGGCTTCTACGGTCCCCCTTTCTGTAACACCGTCCCCACCCCCACGGTCCCCAGCTCAGGGGCGGGCGGGGAGGCGGTGGCGCGAGGGGTCCTGCCCCGCTCCACGGAAACAAAGCCCGCCGCGGGAGCTCACGGCCGCCTCAGAGCGGGTGACAAAGGCAGGCAGGCGGTGCCAAGCTCCAAGGCAGTGCTCCTATGGCCAGGCGGGAAGGAGGCCCAAAGATGGGTGCAATTTGCACCCAGATTTTTCTGGGCTTCTCTCCTGTTTACCCAAAGACCTGTTGGGTGACTCAGCGTTTATCTATCTGGTCCTGCAACCTCAACATCCTCGCTCCTCTCCTGGGCCCGCCCCAGGCTCCTCCACCTCGCCCCGCTTTTTTCTCCACCTTACTCCTATTACCTCGGGCCCCCTCTGGCTTTGAGGGTTAGCTTTTTCCCCCTCGTCTTTTCCATGGAAAAGCAATGTTAACGGGACTTCTGCAGACCGCTCTATGTTCAAATAATATTCTAAAAGATCTTTCTGGGAAGTCGCTGGCAGAAAGGGGGAAGTATTGGGagccttttaattttattatgcaAACTGCactctaaataaaatagaatgcCGTTAAAATGCGTTCTAAGAAAGACAGACAGCCCCGAGGCCCAACAGATTCCTGCTGAATGCGGCAAATGTCCCTGTCGGCTCCCACAAATCATATAAATGGTTGGgtcgggggaggggagaagacCCCCCTCCCCATGCAATAGAAACCCACCCCACATAAGTGGACGCTCCAAGTGTCTGAGGCAAACCTTTCTAGGGGGGAAAAGTTCTAATCTTGCATTCTAACCCTGGATGGGAATTGCTGCCAAGACCCTACCAATAAAATCGTGCAATTTTTGAATTTAAGGTACTTTTAAAGTTTTGCTTGATCAGTTTGGTGGCAGTAAAAATAAGGGGAACACAGTCGTCGAGTTTTGACAGCACATGCCGTGACTTCTGGGTGATTTTTGTGCCCTGGTTTAACACTAAATTAATGTTTAATGTTTATCGAGTGCCATTATGAGTCGGGAATTCTCCCCTCGGGTTTTATTAACTAGGGTCCCTGCAGAAAATTTAGGCAGAAAAGTAAATGTTAAAAGCAATGCTGGGCCCACAACTTTTAACTCGGAAAGAAACCTGAGCTCCAGGAAGCCACTGTGAGCAAGGTCCCTCAACTTCTATTTAGTATTTAGTGGATGAAATTATATTCTTGCAAACTGTGAAATAATAGAAGCACCAACTGTCAGTGAGTACACTTGTATTTTTTAAGTGGATAGCCACAACCACAAATTCTTGAAAACACCAGTGAAGTAGGGCTGGCCTAGGTGGGCACTGAGTTGGGTAGGACTCCAGGGAAGGGGCAGAGCTGTGGGACTGAAGCCACAGGAGTGAAGAAGCTGCAGCAGAACTGCTTGGCAGAGATGGAAAAAGAGCAGCAGCCTTCAACCTGAAATGCCCCATCTATACCCAGCTCCTCAGACAGTAGGCAAGGTCAAATgtcaaggaaaacacacacacagagagagagagagagagagagagagagagagagagagagagagagagagtagagaatTGCTTTCTGGGATGACACACCAGCTCTCTTTTACCCCAGCACTATTAGATTAGTTCAGTCTCAAAGAAAATGCTGTAAATTTTAAAGGCAGTGCTTGTTGGAGAAGGACCTCAGGGAAGGAGCAGTTCAAATCTCTTAGGACTAATGCCAAGAACACAAACTCCAGACACTCCTCTAGTAAAGCTGAGTTCATATTTCTGGGCTTTGTtttcatgacacacacacaaacacatacacaccaaatttaccttgaaatatttttctagcTAGAACATATCCACATTTGTTGCTAATGAATCGTATTTTCTCCATCAACTCTAGTCAATCAGCTGGGCTCTGTGTTGTTACCTAGTCCTAGGAGTTGAATTTGAAAAGAACCATAATGTCGGGAGCACAGGAAGGATGGTGAAGGGCAGGCAAGAATAATCCATTAGCTGCAGCTTCCCC encodes the following:
- the LOC132648402 gene encoding uncharacterized protein LOC132648402, producing the protein MRLQGRSLGTCSDDPRERGRLTVDREPAWDRLKTLGSAPWVPTQAGDNWQEASCCAVSCLSKLCRALPRAALGARFTRTHTHTRAHAQRLSPDLWATALPRPARPPQGGREAPGLCRAWAAAEDAGRQVACSGGRGERGRGAAPFPQPPGRLLGEGTERPVAPPGRELCSSACGNPAGTRPPRDPTRLGTGAGPLRACLQRAPSGCRPRARPPSQNTRAGSGLHGRDLRAVIVQFRDPDYICSAHPRPRGTGEQVSGAHQPRQPQTPCSRQNPNRKPRTRDPTQWFSSSITHASIHPCMHACLHA